Proteins from a genomic interval of Gadus macrocephalus chromosome 2, ASM3116895v1:
- the LOC132474146 gene encoding uncharacterized protein LOC132474146: MAGERVLKARAALKKKNSGSSTEMACWRCGERGHRKDECTSHSDNACRKKERAQRSRCARAEDHGGGGNGSGSGTSNSSGGGSSRGGGSSGGSSGGRAANGGRIEARGPARDDFTFRAETEVTCKPAQQRQIEGKGLIVDTGATSHMLNDRSRFKSFDSTFKPESHSMELADGRRTFGLAEGRGDAQVCLTDSDGRTCTVTLKNALYIPSFPQELFSVKCATAHGAKVLFEEGNDVLVAPDGARFSIQVCDRMYYLQTKCDDNDVCNVSHDIQTWHEIMGHCNYDDILKLQDVTLGMHIKGAKRKPEKECHVCIEGKFTRTRNRNATDKVKTPLELVNTDLAGPVTNGSIEGYRYMQSFTDVYTGVVFTYFLKAKSDAVLATEKFLADIAPYGSVKCIRSDNGTEFTSREFKTLLRKNKIRQETSCPYSPHQNGIAEREGCTLFEMARCKLIDSNLPKSLWHYAVQEAAYTRNRCFNKHIGTTPYTLH; encoded by the coding sequence ATGGCGGGAGAAAGGGTGCTGAAGGCTCGCGCAGCACTGAAGAAAAAGAACAGCGGATCTTCGACAGAGATGGCGTGTTGGCGGTGCGGTGAAAGGGGACATCGAAAAGATGAGTGCACAAGCCACAGCGACAACGCCTGCAGGAAGAAAGAGCGTGCACAAAGGTCCAGGTGTGCTCGCGCTGAAGATCACGGCGGTGGTGGCAACGGCAGCGGCAGTGGTACCAGCAACAGCAGCGGCGGTGGCAGTAGCAgaggcggcggcagcagcggtgGTAGCAGTGGCGGTCGGGCAGCGAATGGTGGACGGATCGAGGCGCGGGGACCCGCGAGAGACGACTTCACATTCCGGGCAGAGACCGAGGTCACCTGCAAGCCAGCGCAGCAGCGGCAGATTGAGGGAAAAGGGCTGATCGTCGACACTGGCGCGACATCCCACATGCTGAACGACAGGAGCCGGTTCAAGTCCTTCGACAGCACATTCAAGCCGGAGAGCCACAGCATGGAGCTGGCCGACGGGAGGCGGACATTCGGGTTGGCGGAAGGCAGAGGAGACGCACAGGTGTGTCTCACCGACAGCGACGGACGAACATGTACAGTGACTCTCAAGAACGCCCTGTACATCCCTTCGTTCCCACAAGAACTCTTCTCCGTGAAGTGTGCCACTGCACACGGTGCCAAGGTACTCTTCGAGGAAGGTAACGATGTTCTTGTAGCGCCTGATGGTGCAAGGTTTAGCATTCAAGTGTGTGACAGAATGTATTACTTGCAAACCAAGTGTGATGACAATGATGTGTGCAATGTTAGCCATGATATTCAAACCTGGCATGAAATTATGGGGCATTGTAACTATGATGACATACTGAAACTGCAGGATGTAACCCTAGGCATGCACATTAAGGGTGCAAAGCGTAAGCCTGAAAAGGAATGTCATGTGTGCATAGAGGGGAAGTTTACTCGGACGAGAAACAGAAATGCAACAGACAAGGTGAAAACACCACTGGAGTTGGTAAACACTGATCTAGCTGGTCCAGTGACCAATGGTTCAATCGAGGGTTACAGGTACATGCAATCTTTCACAGATGTGTACACAGGAGTAGTATTCACATACTTCCTCAAAGCAAAGAGTGATGCCGTACTGGCTACTGAAAAGTTCTTGGCTGACATAGCGCCTTATGGCAGTGTGAAATGCATCCGGTCAGACAACGGGACCGAGTTCACAAGCAGAGAGTTTAAGACACTCCTGCGAAAGAACAAGATCAGACAAGAGACGTCCTGTCCTTACTCCCCACACCAGAATGGGATAGCTGAGAGGGAAGGGTGCACTCTCTTTGAGATGGCAAGGTGTAAGCTCATTGACAGCAACTTACCTAAGAGTCTATGGCATTACGCCGTTCAGGAAGCAGCATACACCAGAAACCGATGCTTTAACAAGCACATAggcacaacaccatacacactgCACTGA
- the LOC132451206 gene encoding uncharacterized protein LOC132451206 yields MKFIVKKLQEAINRVEEWSYKWGFKFSVGKTNIMFFSRKRVGDEIKLKLYKQDLKRVKHFKLLGMWFDERLTWKIHIQKVVDKCKKVINIMRCLVGKEWGADRVALKGIYDGLIRAFIDYGSVVYGAAAETHMKKLEGIQNQALRLCTGGFKTTPIAALQVEMGVMPIDLRRLQLSLTYWVHLQGHSKDHPVQDTLKPSWEKEKKEVRNFGWTAVQRAKEIGIEKIQFSPTVPISALPPWILPDATVDLTILERKNKDREFVCNAISVQEYIDKFYGYVKIYTDGSKSAESKVGVAFWVPEFQVRVGKRVNDEVSVYTAEMIAILLAIHWVEEIRPVRVTICSDSSSVLTSLQSSKSDSRPDILIEIKQILYRIEMMGITVVFVWVPAHIGVRGNEVVDKVAKEATKCEEIELRINISKMEGKNIIKRKMKEKWQKSRREETVISRLRFGHTGLNASLFMVGKHDTGRCDHCEEQETVDHVMNICRKYEVERRQMQDNLAEIKERYELENILRKMSGDRCYRHVFGYLKETNLIKKI; encoded by the exons ATGAAATTCATTGTTAAAAAATTACAGGAGGCAATCAATAGAGTGGAGGAATGGTCTTATAAATGGGGTTTTAAGTTTTCGGTAGGGAAGACAAACATAATGTTTTTCTCCAGGAAAAGAGTGGGAGATGAGATTAAATTAAAACTTTATAAACAAGACCTAAAAAGAGTAAAACACTTTAAGTTATTAGGAATGTGGTTTGATGAAAGGTTAACATGGAAAATACACATTCAGAAGGTTgtggacaaatgtaaaaaggTTATAAATATAATGAGGTGTCTAGTTGGAAAAGAGTGGGGGGCGGATAGAGTGGCACTAAAGGGTATATATGATGGTTTAATTAGAGCATTTATAGATTATGGGAGTGTGGTATAtggggcagcagcagagacaCATATGAAGAAACTGGAAGGTATACAGAATCAGGCATTGCGTTTATGTACAGGCGGTTTTAAAACAACACCTATAGCTGCGCTGCAGGTAGAAATGGGGGTCATGCCTATTGATTTGAGAAGGCTGCAATTGTCACTGACATACTGGGTGCATTTACAAGGACATAGCAAGGACCATCCAGTGCAAGACACGTTAAAACCTAGttgggaaaaagagaaaaaggaagTTAGGAATTTTGGTTGGACAGCAGTGCAGAGGGCAAAAGAAATTGGAATTGAAAAGATACAGTTTAGTCCAACAGTACCAATATCAGCACTCCCACCCTGGATTCTTCCAGATGCTACAGTAGATCTGACAATTCtagaaaggaaaaataaagataGAGAGTTTGTTTGTAATGCCATAAGTGTGCAAGAGTATATTGATAAATTCTATGGTTATGTAAAGATATATACAGATGGATCAAAGAGCGCAGAAAGTAAAGTAGGAGTAGCATTTTGGGTCCCAGAATTTCAGGTGCGGGTGGGTAAAAGGGTCAATGATGAAGTATCGGTGTATACAGCAGAAATGATTGCAATATTATTGGCAATACATTGGGTAGAGGAAATTAGACCAGTAAGAGTAACAATATGTTCGGACTCAAGTTCAGTTCTAACCAGTCTACAGAGCAGTAAGTCAGATAGCAGGCCGGACATTCTAATAGAGATAAAACAGATTTTATATAGAATAGAGATGATGGGTATAAcagtggtgtttgtgtgggtaccGGCACATATTGGAGTGAGAGGGAATGAGGTGGTAGATAAGGTGGCAAAAGAGGCAACAAAATGTGAAGAAATTGAATTACGCATAAATATCAGCAAGATGGAGGgtaaaaacataattaaaaggaaaatgaaggagaaatggcagaagag CAGAAGGGAAGAAACCGTAATATCACGGTTAAGATTTGGACATACAGGGCTAAATGCATCGTTGTTTATGGTTGGAAAACATGACACAGGGAGGTGTGATCATTGTGAGGAGCAGGAAACGGTAGATCATGTAATGAACATTTGTAGAAAGTATGAAGTAGAGAGACGACAAATGCAGGATAATTTGGCAGAAATTAAAGAAAGATATGAGTTAGAGAATAtattaaggaaaatgtcaggagATAGATGCTATAGGCACGTATTTGGATATTTAAAAGAAACAAATTTgataaagaaaatatga